In one Myotis daubentonii chromosome 1, mMyoDau2.1, whole genome shotgun sequence genomic region, the following are encoded:
- the DUT gene encoding deoxyuridine 5'-triphosphate nucleotidohydrolase, mitochondrial isoform X3 → MASGGAAPDTLAVSPSKRPRPAEEGGLRLRFVRLSEHATAPTKGSARAAGYDLYSAYDYTIPPMEKTLVKTDIQIALPSGCYGRVALRRLTLAQEVLAVRKTENIAPRSGLAAKHFIDVGAGVVDEDYRGNLGVVLFNFGKEKFEVKKGDRIAQLICERIFYPEIEEVQVLDDTERGSGGFGSTGKN, encoded by the exons ATGGCCTCGGGCGGCGCCGCCCCAG ACACGCTCGCCGTCTCCCCCAGCAAGCGGCCCCGGCCCGCGGAGGAGGGCGGCCTGCGGCTCCGCTTCGTGCGGCTCTCGGAGCACGCCACCGCCCCCACCAAGGGGTCCGCGCGCGCCGCGGGCTACGACCTGTACAG TGCCTATGATTACACAATACCACCCATGGAGAAAACCCTTGTGAAAACCGACATTCAGATAGCTCTTCCTTCTGGGTGCTATGGAAGAGTAG CTCTTAGAAGGCTCACATTGGCTCAAGAGGTTCTCGCTgtgagaaaaactgaaaatatag ctccacGATCCGGCTTGGCTGCAAAACACTTTATAGATGTAGGAG ctgGTGTTGTAGATGAAGATTATAGAGGAAATCTTGGTGTTGTACTGTTTAATTTTGGCAAAGAAAAATTTGAAG taAAAAAGGGTGACCGAATTGCACAGCTCATTTGTGAAAGGATTTTTTATCCAGAAATAGAGGAAGTTCAA GTTTTGGATGACACTGAAAGGGGCTCAGGAGGTTTTGGTTCtactggaaaaaattaa
- the DUT gene encoding deoxyuridine 5'-triphosphate nucleotidohydrolase, mitochondrial isoform X4: protein MASGGAAPDTLAVSPSKRPRPAEEGGLRLRFVRLSEHATAPTKGSARAAGYDLYSAYDYTIPPMEKTLVKTDIQIALPSGCYGRVAPRSGLAAKHFIDVGAGVVDEDYRGNLGVVLFNFGKEKFEVKKGDRIAQLICERIFYPEIEEVQVLDDTERGSGGFGSTGKN from the exons ATGGCCTCGGGCGGCGCCGCCCCAG ACACGCTCGCCGTCTCCCCCAGCAAGCGGCCCCGGCCCGCGGAGGAGGGCGGCCTGCGGCTCCGCTTCGTGCGGCTCTCGGAGCACGCCACCGCCCCCACCAAGGGGTCCGCGCGCGCCGCGGGCTACGACCTGTACAG TGCCTATGATTACACAATACCACCCATGGAGAAAACCCTTGTGAAAACCGACATTCAGATAGCTCTTCCTTCTGGGTGCTATGGAAGAGTAG ctccacGATCCGGCTTGGCTGCAAAACACTTTATAGATGTAGGAG ctgGTGTTGTAGATGAAGATTATAGAGGAAATCTTGGTGTTGTACTGTTTAATTTTGGCAAAGAAAAATTTGAAG taAAAAAGGGTGACCGAATTGCACAGCTCATTTGTGAAAGGATTTTTTATCCAGAAATAGAGGAAGTTCAA GTTTTGGATGACACTGAAAGGGGCTCAGGAGGTTTTGGTTCtactggaaaaaattaa
- the DUT gene encoding deoxyuridine 5'-triphosphate nucleotidohydrolase, mitochondrial isoform X2, producing the protein MTPLRPRPRLGYDFLHSLLRSAFKDARSPRPSAETAGLRGPSRPLRPAPAGAAPPGASGPLSSARSLSRGCRGANTLAVSPSKRPRPAEEGGLRLRFVRLSEHATAPTKGSARAAGYDLYSAYDYTIPPMEKTLVKTDIQIALPSGCYGRVAPRSGLAAKHFIDVGAGVVDEDYRGNLGVVLFNFGKEKFEVKKGDRIAQLICERIFYPEIEEVQVLDDTERGSGGFGSTGKN; encoded by the exons ATGACTCCCCTCCGCCCGCGCCCCCGGCTCGGCTACGATTTCCTTCACTCTTTGCTCCGCTCCGCGTTTAAGGACGCGCGCAGCCCACGGCCGAGCGCCGAGACGGCGGGACTCCGCGGGCCCAGCCggcccctccgccccgccccggcgGGCGCCGCGCCGCCCGGGGCCTCCGGGCCGCTGTCCAGCGCTCGCAGCCTGAGCCGAGGATGTCGCGGCGCCA ACACGCTCGCCGTCTCCCCCAGCAAGCGGCCCCGGCCCGCGGAGGAGGGCGGCCTGCGGCTCCGCTTCGTGCGGCTCTCGGAGCACGCCACCGCCCCCACCAAGGGGTCCGCGCGCGCCGCGGGCTACGACCTGTACAG TGCCTATGATTACACAATACCACCCATGGAGAAAACCCTTGTGAAAACCGACATTCAGATAGCTCTTCCTTCTGGGTGCTATGGAAGAGTAG ctccacGATCCGGCTTGGCTGCAAAACACTTTATAGATGTAGGAG ctgGTGTTGTAGATGAAGATTATAGAGGAAATCTTGGTGTTGTACTGTTTAATTTTGGCAAAGAAAAATTTGAAG taAAAAAGGGTGACCGAATTGCACAGCTCATTTGTGAAAGGATTTTTTATCCAGAAATAGAGGAAGTTCAA GTTTTGGATGACACTGAAAGGGGCTCAGGAGGTTTTGGTTCtactggaaaaaattaa
- the DUT gene encoding deoxyuridine 5'-triphosphate nucleotidohydrolase, mitochondrial isoform X1, whose translation MTPLRPRPRLGYDFLHSLLRSAFKDARSPRPSAETAGLRGPSRPLRPAPAGAAPPGASGPLSSARSLSRGCRGANTLAVSPSKRPRPAEEGGLRLRFVRLSEHATAPTKGSARAAGYDLYSAYDYTIPPMEKTLVKTDIQIALPSGCYGRVALRRLTLAQEVLAVRKTENIAPRSGLAAKHFIDVGAGVVDEDYRGNLGVVLFNFGKEKFEVKKGDRIAQLICERIFYPEIEEVQVLDDTERGSGGFGSTGKN comes from the exons ATGACTCCCCTCCGCCCGCGCCCCCGGCTCGGCTACGATTTCCTTCACTCTTTGCTCCGCTCCGCGTTTAAGGACGCGCGCAGCCCACGGCCGAGCGCCGAGACGGCGGGACTCCGCGGGCCCAGCCggcccctccgccccgccccggcgGGCGCCGCGCCGCCCGGGGCCTCCGGGCCGCTGTCCAGCGCTCGCAGCCTGAGCCGAGGATGTCGCGGCGCCA ACACGCTCGCCGTCTCCCCCAGCAAGCGGCCCCGGCCCGCGGAGGAGGGCGGCCTGCGGCTCCGCTTCGTGCGGCTCTCGGAGCACGCCACCGCCCCCACCAAGGGGTCCGCGCGCGCCGCGGGCTACGACCTGTACAG TGCCTATGATTACACAATACCACCCATGGAGAAAACCCTTGTGAAAACCGACATTCAGATAGCTCTTCCTTCTGGGTGCTATGGAAGAGTAG CTCTTAGAAGGCTCACATTGGCTCAAGAGGTTCTCGCTgtgagaaaaactgaaaatatag ctccacGATCCGGCTTGGCTGCAAAACACTTTATAGATGTAGGAG ctgGTGTTGTAGATGAAGATTATAGAGGAAATCTTGGTGTTGTACTGTTTAATTTTGGCAAAGAAAAATTTGAAG taAAAAAGGGTGACCGAATTGCACAGCTCATTTGTGAAAGGATTTTTTATCCAGAAATAGAGGAAGTTCAA GTTTTGGATGACACTGAAAGGGGCTCAGGAGGTTTTGGTTCtactggaaaaaattaa